In one Cupriavidus taiwanensis genomic region, the following are encoded:
- a CDS encoding ATP-binding cassette domain-containing protein: MQMYPVEQAALAELEAGLARREAARPVAEAPRTAGGVALHVRQVVKRYDGREVLHNVALDVAPGEFLAIVGRSGCGKSTLLRLVAGLEAVDGGGITVDGDAAASGRARQADVRVMFQDARLLPWKRVLDNVALGLPRARRAEAAQVLAQVGLAERAQAWPARLSGGQRQRVALARALVHRPQLLLLDEPLGALDALTRIEMQALIESLWRRLGFTALLVTHDVAEAVALADRIVLIEDGRIAMDTRVALARPRERGAAGFAQLEAEVLQRVMRPAPPAGSAGAQAAAPAAPAAPAPLHVSWAA, translated from the coding sequence ATGCAGATGTATCCGGTGGAACAGGCGGCCCTGGCCGAACTGGAAGCAGGCCTCGCCCGCCGCGAGGCGGCCCGGCCGGTGGCCGAGGCGCCGCGCACGGCGGGCGGCGTGGCATTGCACGTGCGCCAGGTGGTCAAGCGCTACGACGGCCGCGAAGTGCTGCACAACGTGGCGCTGGACGTGGCGCCGGGCGAGTTCCTGGCGATCGTCGGGCGCAGCGGCTGCGGCAAGAGCACGCTGCTGCGGCTGGTGGCGGGGCTGGAAGCTGTCGATGGCGGCGGCATCACCGTGGATGGCGACGCCGCTGCCAGCGGCCGCGCGCGTCAGGCCGATGTGCGGGTGATGTTCCAGGACGCGCGGCTGCTGCCGTGGAAACGCGTGCTGGACAACGTGGCGCTGGGCCTGCCGCGCGCACGCCGCGCCGAAGCGGCGCAGGTGCTGGCGCAGGTGGGGCTGGCCGAGCGCGCGCAGGCGTGGCCGGCCCGGCTGTCCGGTGGCCAGCGCCAGCGCGTGGCGCTGGCGCGCGCGCTGGTGCACCGCCCGCAGCTGTTGCTGCTCGACGAACCGCTGGGCGCGCTGGATGCGCTGACGCGCATCGAAATGCAGGCGCTGATCGAATCGCTGTGGCGCCGGCTGGGCTTCACCGCGCTGCTGGTCACGCACGATGTCGCCGAAGCGGTGGCGCTGGCCGACCGCATCGTGCTGATCGAGGACGGCCGCATCGCCATGGACACGCGCGTGGCGCTGGCGCGGCCGCGCGAACGCGGCGCCGCGGGCTTTGCGCAACTGGAAGCCGAGGTGCTGCAGCGGGTGATGCGGCCGGCGCCGCCGGCCGGGAGCGCTGGTGCGCAGGCCGCCGCGCCCGCTGCACCCGCTGCACCCGCGCCGCTGCATGTGAGCTGGGCGGCCTGA
- a CDS encoding sulfonate ABC transporter substrate-binding protein, which produces MTTINPLRTANQRRRLITAALVLATGLAYGLLPGRAQAQSNNIDPKVLRIGYQKYGTLTLLKARGTLEKRLAPQGIAVRWTEFPAGPQLLEGLNVGAVDFGTVGEAPPIFAQAAGAQLVYVGNEPPAPVAEAIVVPRGSALRSVADLRGKRVALNKGSNVHYLLVRQLEKAGIPYSEIQPVYLPPADARAAFERGAVDAWVIWDPFLAAAEKQLGARVLADGRGADGTNVVSNHQFYLASRPYAQARPEIVSLILDELATLGTWAQRNPKEASTVLSGETGLPADVLALAVSRFSYGARPVSAEVLAGQQRIADAFHSLKLIPKPVKVADARWDAPQQQARR; this is translated from the coding sequence ATGACAACGATCAACCCGCTGCGCACGGCAAACCAGCGCCGCCGCCTGATTACCGCCGCGCTGGTGCTTGCCACCGGCCTGGCCTACGGGCTGCTGCCCGGCCGCGCCCAGGCGCAGTCGAACAACATCGATCCCAAGGTGCTGCGTATCGGCTACCAGAAGTACGGCACGCTGACTCTGCTGAAGGCGCGCGGGACGCTGGAAAAGCGCCTGGCGCCGCAAGGCATCGCCGTCAGATGGACCGAGTTCCCCGCCGGGCCGCAATTGCTTGAGGGACTTAACGTCGGCGCCGTCGACTTCGGCACCGTCGGCGAGGCGCCGCCGATCTTTGCCCAGGCCGCGGGCGCGCAGCTGGTCTATGTCGGCAACGAGCCGCCGGCACCGGTGGCCGAGGCCATCGTCGTGCCCAGGGGCTCCGCGCTGCGTTCCGTGGCCGACCTGCGCGGCAAGCGCGTCGCGCTGAACAAGGGCTCGAACGTGCATTACCTGCTGGTGCGCCAGCTGGAGAAGGCGGGCATCCCCTATAGCGAGATCCAGCCGGTCTACCTGCCGCCGGCCGACGCGCGTGCCGCCTTCGAGCGCGGTGCCGTCGATGCCTGGGTGATCTGGGACCCGTTCCTGGCCGCGGCCGAGAAGCAGCTGGGCGCGCGCGTGCTGGCCGATGGCCGCGGCGCGGATGGCACGAACGTGGTCAGCAACCACCAGTTCTACCTGGCTTCGCGCCCCTATGCGCAGGCTCGGCCGGAGATCGTCAGCCTGATCCTGGATGAACTGGCCACGCTGGGCACCTGGGCGCAAAGGAATCCAAAGGAGGCCTCCACGGTGCTGAGCGGTGAGACCGGGCTGCCGGCCGATGTGCTCGCGCTTGCGGTCTCGCGCTTCTCGTACGGCGCGCGCCCGGTCAGCGCCGAGGTGCTGGCCGGGCAGCAACGCATTGCCGACGCCTTCCATTCCCTGAAGCTGATTCCCAAGCCGGTCAAGGTAGCCGATGCGCGCTGGGACGCGCCGCAGCAGCAGGCCAGGCGCTGA
- the ssuD gene encoding FMNH2-dependent alkanesulfonate monooxygenase, whose protein sequence is MQVFWFIPTHGDSRYLGTSEGARAVGFDYLRQVAVAADTLGYEGVLIPTGRSCEDPWVVASALAAVTQRLKFLVAVRPGLMAPTLAARMAATFDRISNGRLLINLVTGGDRAELEGDGLFLDHSARYEASAEFLRIWREVLAASHGGGKVDFEGAHLSVKGATVLYPPLQQPHPPVYFGGSSAPAHALAGEQVDTYLSWGEPPAAVAQKLDDVRRHAARHGRTVKFGIRLHVIVRETEAAAWAAADDLISRLDDETVARAQAVFANMDSEGQRRMAALHAGGTRRTREALEISPNLWAGVGLVRGGAGTALVGDPHTVAERMREYAGLGIDTFVLSGYPHLEEAYRFAELVFPLLPRSVRAKLDTLPGKVLSGPFGEVMATGIVPRAAQS, encoded by the coding sequence ATGCAAGTTTTCTGGTTCATCCCCACCCACGGCGACAGCCGCTACCTCGGCACTTCCGAAGGCGCGCGCGCGGTCGGTTTCGATTATCTCAGGCAGGTCGCGGTGGCCGCCGACACGCTGGGCTATGAAGGGGTGCTGATCCCCACGGGCCGCTCATGCGAAGACCCGTGGGTGGTCGCATCGGCGCTGGCTGCAGTGACGCAGCGCCTGAAGTTCCTGGTCGCGGTACGCCCGGGCCTGATGGCACCGACACTGGCCGCGCGCATGGCCGCGACCTTCGACCGCATCTCCAACGGCCGCTTGCTGATCAACCTCGTCACCGGCGGCGATCGCGCCGAGCTGGAGGGCGACGGCCTGTTTCTCGACCACAGCGCGCGCTACGAGGCCTCGGCCGAATTCCTGCGCATCTGGCGCGAGGTCCTGGCCGCCAGTCATGGCGGGGGCAAGGTGGACTTCGAGGGCGCACACCTGAGCGTGAAGGGGGCCACTGTCCTCTATCCGCCGCTGCAGCAGCCGCATCCGCCGGTGTACTTCGGCGGCTCGTCGGCGCCGGCACATGCGCTGGCCGGCGAGCAGGTCGATACCTACCTGAGCTGGGGCGAGCCGCCCGCGGCGGTGGCGCAGAAGCTGGACGACGTGCGCCGCCACGCTGCGCGCCACGGCCGCACGGTGAAGTTCGGCATCCGCCTGCATGTGATCGTGCGCGAAACCGAAGCTGCCGCCTGGGCCGCCGCCGATGACCTGATCAGCCGGCTGGACGACGAGACCGTGGCGCGCGCGCAGGCCGTTTTCGCCAACATGGATTCCGAAGGGCAGCGCCGCATGGCCGCGCTGCATGCGGGCGGCACGCGCCGCACGCGCGAAGCGCTGGAAATCAGCCCCAACCTGTGGGCCGGCGTCGGCCTGGTGCGCGGCGGCGCCGGCACCGCGCTGGTGGGGGATCCGCACACCGTGGCCGAGCGCATGCGCGAATACGCGGGGTTGGGCATCGACACCTTCGTGCTGTCCGGCTATCCGCATCTGGAAGAAGCCTACCGCTTTGCCGAGCTGGTGTTCCCGCTGCTGCCGCGCTCGGTGCGCGCGAAGCTCGACACGCTGCCGGGCAAGGTGCTGTCGGGTCCGTTCGGTGAAGTCATGGCGACCGGCATCGTGCCGCGCGCCGCGCAGAGCTAA
- the ssuC gene encoding aliphatic sulfonate ABC transporter permease SsuC: MNAPQSSPPRQAPQALARAAAPWIVPVLLILAWQLASQNGWLSSRVLPAPLAVVQAAWELARSGELWRHVGVSTWRALAGFAVGGGLGLLLGLLTGTFRTAATLLDSTLQMVRNIPALALIPLVILWFGIDESAKLFLVSLGVFFPVYLNTYHGIRSVDAGLVEMARSYGLSGWELYREVILPGALPGILVGVRFALGLMWVVLIVAETISAQSGIGYMTMNAREFLQTDVVLVGILLYALLGKLADWLSRGLERYWLRWHPGYAAA, encoded by the coding sequence ATGAACGCCCCTCAGTCATCTCCGCCGCGCCAGGCGCCGCAGGCACTGGCGCGCGCAGCGGCTCCGTGGATCGTGCCGGTGCTGCTGATCCTCGCATGGCAGCTGGCCTCGCAGAACGGCTGGCTTTCCAGCCGGGTGCTGCCGGCCCCGCTGGCGGTGGTGCAGGCCGCGTGGGAACTCGCGCGCTCCGGCGAGTTGTGGCGGCACGTCGGCGTCAGCACCTGGCGTGCGCTGGCGGGCTTTGCCGTCGGTGGCGGGCTGGGCCTGCTGCTGGGGCTGCTGACCGGCACCTTCCGCACCGCGGCCACGCTGCTCGACAGCACGCTGCAGATGGTGCGCAACATCCCGGCGCTGGCGCTGATCCCGCTGGTGATCCTGTGGTTCGGCATCGACGAGAGCGCCAAGCTGTTCCTGGTGTCGCTGGGCGTGTTTTTCCCGGTCTACCTGAACACCTACCACGGTATCCGCTCGGTCGACGCGGGGCTGGTGGAAATGGCGCGCAGCTACGGCTTGTCCGGCTGGGAGCTGTATCGCGAAGTCATCCTGCCCGGCGCGCTGCCGGGCATCCTGGTGGGCGTGCGCTTCGCGCTCGGGTTGATGTGGGTGGTGCTGATCGTGGCGGAGACCATCTCCGCGCAATCGGGCATCGGCTACATGACCATGAATGCGCGGGAGTTCCTGCAAACCGACGTGGTGCTGGTGGGTATCCTGCTCTACGCCCTGCTGGGCAAGCTGGCCGACTGGCTGTCGCGCGGGCTGGAGCGCTACTGGCTGCGCTGGCATCCGGGCTACGCCGCGGCCTGA
- a CDS encoding sulfate ABC transporter substrate-binding protein — protein sequence MIRKLAIGLAVLAAIGAAQTAGAATLLNVSYDPTRELYVDVNAAFAKAWKAQGGDAVNVRQSHGGSGKQARSVIDGLDADVVTLALGYDIDAIAEKGLIKPDWQKRLPHNASPYTSTIVFLVRKGNPKGIKDWGDLVKPGVQVITPNPKTSGGARWNYLAAWGYALRQPGGNDAKARDFVGELLKHVPVLDSGARGATTTFVERGLGDVLIAWENEAILAIKELGPDKFDIVAPSVSILAEPPVAVVDKVVDKKGTRKAAEAYLQFLYTEEGQEIAAKNYYRPISQKVAAKYAANFPKVKLFTIDEVFGGWQKAQKAHFADGGSFDQIYQPGKK from the coding sequence ATGATTCGCAAACTGGCCATCGGCCTGGCCGTCCTGGCAGCAATCGGCGCGGCGCAGACCGCGGGCGCTGCCACCCTGCTCAACGTTTCCTACGATCCGACGCGCGAGTTGTATGTCGATGTCAACGCCGCCTTCGCCAAGGCCTGGAAGGCCCAGGGCGGCGACGCCGTGAACGTGCGCCAGTCGCACGGCGGCTCGGGCAAGCAGGCGCGCTCGGTGATCGACGGGCTCGACGCCGACGTGGTCACGCTGGCGCTGGGTTATGACATCGACGCCATCGCCGAAAAGGGCCTGATCAAGCCCGACTGGCAGAAGCGCCTGCCGCACAACGCCTCGCCGTACACCTCGACCATCGTGTTCCTGGTGCGCAAGGGCAATCCCAAGGGCATCAAGGACTGGGGCGACCTGGTCAAGCCCGGCGTGCAGGTGATCACCCCCAACCCCAAGACCTCGGGCGGCGCGCGCTGGAACTATCTGGCGGCTTGGGGCTATGCGCTGCGCCAGCCGGGCGGCAACGATGCCAAGGCGCGCGACTTCGTCGGCGAACTGCTCAAGCATGTGCCGGTGCTGGATTCGGGCGCGCGCGGCGCCACCACCACCTTTGTCGAACGCGGCCTGGGGGATGTGCTGATCGCGTGGGAGAACGAAGCCATCCTGGCGATCAAGGAGCTGGGCCCGGACAAGTTCGACATTGTCGCGCCGTCGGTGTCGATCCTGGCCGAGCCGCCGGTGGCGGTGGTCGACAAGGTGGTCGACAAGAAGGGCACGCGCAAGGCGGCCGAGGCCTACCTGCAGTTCCTGTACACCGAGGAAGGGCAGGAGATCGCGGCAAAGAACTACTACCGACCGATCTCGCAGAAGGTCGCGGCCAAGTATGCGGCCAATTTCCCGAAGGTAAAGCTGTTCACCATCGACGAGGTGTTTGGCGGCTGGCAGAAGGCGCAGAAGGCCCACTTTGCCGACGGCGGCTCGTTCGACCAGATCTACCAGCCCGGCAAGAAATAA
- the cysT gene encoding sulfate ABC transporter permease subunit CysT: MPPSISLADAPPPAAPRAPESGAAPAPRRPSTQRFTVLPGFGLSLGFTLFYLTLIVLVPLSATFLKTFTMTWDAFWNSITAPRVVASLQLSFGASLIAAIVNTVFGLIVAWVLVRYRFVGKRLIDALVDLPFALPTAVAGIALTALFAGNGWIGRYLEPLGIKVAFTPLGVVVALTFIGLPFVVRTVQPVLEDVEQELEEAAASLGANRLQTFRRVILPAILPALLTGFALSFARATGEYGSVVFISGNMPMVSEIAPLMIYSKLEQYDYAGATAVAVVMLVISFALLLLINLLQAWTRRHQSGARAALAVKAPATGKES; encoded by the coding sequence ATGCCTCCATCCATTTCCCTGGCCGACGCGCCGCCGCCGGCGGCGCCCCGCGCGCCCGAGTCCGGCGCCGCGCCCGCGCCGCGCCGGCCGTCCACGCAGCGCTTCACCGTGCTGCCGGGCTTCGGCCTGTCGCTCGGCTTCACCCTGTTCTACCTGACGCTGATCGTGCTGGTGCCGCTATCCGCCACGTTCCTGAAGACTTTCACGATGACGTGGGACGCGTTCTGGAACTCGATCACGGCGCCGCGCGTGGTGGCATCGCTGCAGCTGAGCTTCGGCGCGTCGCTGATCGCGGCCATCGTCAATACGGTGTTCGGGCTGATCGTGGCATGGGTACTGGTGCGCTACCGCTTTGTCGGCAAGCGCCTGATCGATGCGCTGGTCGACCTGCCGTTCGCGCTGCCGACCGCGGTGGCCGGCATCGCGCTGACCGCGCTGTTCGCCGGCAACGGCTGGATCGGCCGCTACCTGGAGCCGCTCGGCATCAAGGTCGCGTTCACGCCGCTGGGCGTGGTGGTGGCGCTGACCTTTATCGGCCTGCCGTTCGTGGTGCGCACGGTGCAGCCGGTGCTCGAAGATGTCGAGCAGGAACTGGAAGAGGCCGCCGCCAGCCTCGGCGCCAACCGGCTGCAGACCTTCCGTCGCGTGATCCTGCCGGCGATCCTGCCGGCGCTGCTGACCGGGTTTGCGCTGTCGTTCGCGCGCGCCACCGGCGAGTACGGCTCGGTGGTGTTCATCTCGGGCAACATGCCGATGGTGTCCGAGATCGCGCCGCTGATGATCTATTCCAAGCTGGAGCAGTACGACTACGCCGGCGCCACCGCGGTGGCGGTGGTGATGCTGGTGATCTCGTTCGCGCTGCTGCTGCTGATCAACCTGCTGCAGGCCTGGACGCGCCGCCACCAGTCGGGTGCGCGCGCCGCGCTGGCCGTCAAAGCGCCCGCCACGGGCAAGGAGTCCTGA
- a CDS encoding ferritin-like domain-containing protein produces MNDKPFLTDVKTLRERARQHIDEGAVTAGYAADRDTVLKLLNDALATELVCVLRYRRHYFMAKGPNSKSVADEFLAHSNEEQGHADQIAERIVQLGGEPDFAPDGLTSRSHAEYVAGTSLTDMIKEDLVAERIAIDSYREIIQFLGERDPTSRRLMESILAVEEEHADEMADLLSRQGGG; encoded by the coding sequence ATGAACGACAAGCCTTTCCTCACAGACGTCAAGACCCTGCGTGAGCGTGCCCGTCAGCACATCGACGAAGGGGCGGTGACCGCGGGCTACGCCGCCGACCGCGACACCGTGCTGAAGCTGTTGAACGACGCGCTGGCTACCGAACTGGTCTGCGTGTTGCGCTACCGTCGACATTACTTCATGGCCAAGGGGCCGAACTCCAAGAGCGTGGCCGATGAATTCCTGGCGCATTCGAATGAAGAGCAGGGCCATGCCGACCAGATTGCCGAGCGCATCGTCCAGCTGGGCGGTGAGCCTGACTTTGCCCCGGACGGCCTGACCAGCCGCTCGCATGCGGAGTATGTGGCCGGCACCTCGCTGACCGACATGATCAAGGAAGACCTGGTGGCCGAGCGCATTGCCATCGACAGCTACCGCGAGATCATCCAGTTCCTGGGCGAGCGCGACCCGACGTCGCGCCGGCTGATGGAATCGATCCTGGCGGTGGAAGAGGAGCATGCCGACGAGATGGCTGACCTGCTGAGCCGGCAGGGCGGCGGCTGA
- a CDS encoding RBBP9/YdeN family alpha/beta hydrolase yields MTPSDRTVSGRATRLEIPRHLQVLTVPGLHGSGPGHWQSRWEQQFPDWQRVEQHDWSRPSLPLWAERVSEGVMRARRVAARGAVLVAHSFGCLAALRQAALDPVGIAGALLVAPADPDKFGVAALLPAYRLPFPTILAASRNDPWMPQRTAFSWGTLWGSELVDVGHLGHINADSALGEWPEGLALLDTLVQRIAQAGDIGAPSASSTPWEAGVEVAPTVPYI; encoded by the coding sequence ATGACGCCATCGGACAGGACCGTGTCAGGCCGCGCCACGCGGCTGGAAATTCCCCGCCACCTGCAGGTGCTGACGGTGCCCGGCTTGCACGGCAGCGGCCCGGGGCACTGGCAGAGCCGCTGGGAACAGCAGTTTCCGGACTGGCAGCGGGTCGAGCAGCATGACTGGTCGCGCCCGAGCCTGCCGCTGTGGGCCGAGCGCGTTTCCGAAGGGGTGATGCGGGCCCGGCGCGTGGCCGCGCGCGGCGCCGTGCTGGTGGCGCACAGCTTTGGTTGCCTGGCGGCGCTGCGCCAGGCGGCGCTGGACCCGGTCGGCATCGCCGGCGCGTTGCTGGTAGCGCCTGCGGATCCGGACAAGTTCGGCGTAGCGGCCTTGCTGCCCGCCTACCGGCTGCCGTTCCCGACCATCCTCGCGGCCAGCCGCAACGACCCTTGGATGCCGCAGCGCACCGCCTTCTCGTGGGGCACGCTGTGGGGCAGCGAACTGGTCGACGTGGGCCATCTCGGCCATATCAACGCCGACTCTGCATTGGGCGAGTGGCCGGAAGGCCTCGCGCTGCTCGATACGCTGGTGCAACGGATCGCCCAGGCCGGGGACATCGGCGCTCCAAGTGCTTCATCAACCCCTTGGGAGGCGGGCGTGGAAGTCGCGCCGACGGTCCCTTATATCTAA
- the ssuE gene encoding NADPH-dependent FMN reductase gives MSILTLSGSPSAQSRSGLVLAHLRTALEAAGERTRHLDLRELPAGPLLAAHVDDPVISAAVHAVSEAQVVVLATPVYKAAYSGLLKAFLDLLPQAGLRDKIVLPIATGGSLAHALAIDYALRPVLSALGSRQVLPGIFAVDQQIEAVEAAGTRRVRFDAALTARLDEGVLRMRDALAHSRIAVPLDVVPGAHARRAAAVAVAERCPA, from the coding sequence ATGTCCATCCTGACGCTCTCCGGCAGCCCGTCGGCCCAGTCCCGCTCCGGTCTTGTGCTGGCGCACCTGCGCACGGCGCTCGAGGCTGCCGGTGAACGCACCCGCCATCTCGACCTGCGCGAGCTTCCCGCGGGTCCGCTGCTGGCAGCCCATGTGGACGACCCCGTCATCTCGGCCGCGGTGCATGCCGTGTCCGAGGCGCAGGTGGTGGTGCTGGCCACGCCGGTCTACAAGGCCGCCTACAGCGGCCTGCTCAAGGCCTTCCTGGATCTGCTGCCGCAGGCCGGACTGCGCGACAAGATCGTGCTGCCGATCGCTACCGGCGGCAGCCTGGCCCATGCGCTGGCGATCGACTACGCGCTGCGCCCGGTGCTGTCCGCGCTGGGCTCGCGCCAGGTCCTGCCCGGCATCTTTGCCGTGGACCAGCAGATCGAAGCGGTTGAAGCCGCCGGCACGCGCCGCGTGCGCTTCGATGCCGCGCTGACGGCCCGCCTGGACGAGGGCGTGCTGCGCATGCGCGATGCGCTGGCCCATTCCCGCATCGCGGTGCCGCTTGATGTGGTGCCCGGCGCCCATGCCCGGCGCGCCGCCGCGGTCGCGGTGGCCGAGCGATGTCCTGCCTGA
- a CDS encoding EAL domain-containing protein: MPGEHEPTGAASALQRYLESLPGQPLADRQLWRDARGQVQGQFFNCSLTSAFEPLVTLADRQVVAHEGAIHTYAEDGVGLAAWKLFAMAADDHTLVSLDRLSRLLHAINYFAADGAHKLVLNVHNRLLAAVADDHGAAFRRALQSLGLPLERCVIQVPASANDDLGLLLHVVGNYRRNGFAVSLQASDPAEAGALMAHALPDWLKLDMRRTWTDRQLSGLRASAASAGVTLIGRRLQDAESIERLQAAGIGLGQGAFAGGLVSAAGLRALEGAATHAARSHALSEEPV; encoded by the coding sequence ATGCCAGGCGAGCATGAACCCACGGGCGCGGCATCCGCGCTCCAACGCTATCTCGAATCGCTGCCGGGCCAGCCGCTGGCGGACCGGCAACTGTGGCGCGATGCGCGCGGGCAGGTGCAGGGCCAGTTCTTCAACTGCTCGCTGACCAGCGCGTTCGAGCCGCTGGTCACGCTGGCGGACCGGCAGGTGGTGGCGCATGAAGGCGCCATCCATACCTACGCCGAGGACGGCGTCGGCCTGGCGGCGTGGAAGCTGTTCGCGATGGCGGCGGACGATCACACGCTGGTGTCGCTGGACCGGCTCTCGCGCCTGTTGCATGCCATCAATTACTTTGCCGCGGACGGCGCGCACAAGCTGGTGCTGAACGTGCATAACCGGCTGCTCGCCGCGGTGGCCGACGACCACGGCGCGGCCTTCCGGCGCGCGCTGCAGTCGCTGGGATTGCCGCTGGAGCGCTGCGTGATCCAGGTGCCGGCCAGCGCCAATGATGATCTCGGGCTGCTGCTGCATGTGGTGGGAAATTACCGTCGCAATGGCTTCGCGGTGAGCCTGCAGGCCTCGGATCCGGCGGAGGCGGGCGCGCTGATGGCGCATGCGCTGCCAGACTGGCTCAAGCTGGACATGCGCCGCACCTGGACCGACCGCCAGCTGTCCGGCCTGCGCGCCAGCGCCGCCAGCGCCGGCGTCACCCTGATCGGGCGGCGCCTGCAGGACGCCGAGAGCATCGAACGCCTGCAGGCCGCCGGCATCGGCCTGGGGCAGGGCGCCTTTGCCGGCGGGCTGGTGAGCGCGGCCGGCCTGCGCGCGCTGGAGGGGGCGGCTACGCACGCCGCCCGATCGCATGCACTGAGTGAGGAGCCGGTATGA